From one Streptomyces mobaraensis genomic stretch:
- a CDS encoding DNA-3-methyladenine glycosylase 2 family protein, translated as MTTTTPHPDDLRYQAVSSRDARFDGEFFFAVATTGIYCRPSCPAVTPKRVNVRFYPSAAAAQGAGFRACRRCRPDAAPGSAEWNIRADLVGRAVRLIADGVVDREGVAGLAARLGYSERQVHRQLTEELGAGPVALARAQRAHTARVLLQTTDLPVTETAFAAGFASVRQFNDTIREIYAQTPTALRAQARTGRPVRAGKGTTPAGVPLRLAHRGPYAAREVFDFLERRAITGIEEVTGAVGARVYRRTLRLPYGTGIAEVQEPPAGHGRTGGRNDRGAWLACRLHLTDLRDLANAVQRMRRLFDLDADPDAVAERLGADPRLRPLVAARPGLRSPGAADAEELAVRAVLGQQVSVAAAARLAARLVAAHGTPLPVPDGTLTHVFPEPGVLAEAGLDGPDDPGMPESRRRALRTVAAALADGTVRLDPGADRDDAERRLLALTGVGPWTAGYIRMRALGDPDVFLPGDAGARHGLAALGAGPDAADDWRPWRSYALHHLWNHAPAAAGK; from the coding sequence GTGACCACAACCACCCCCCACCCCGACGACCTCCGCTACCAGGCGGTAAGCAGCAGAGACGCCCGCTTCGACGGCGAGTTCTTCTTCGCCGTCGCGACGACCGGGATCTACTGCCGGCCGAGCTGTCCGGCGGTGACGCCGAAGCGGGTGAACGTCCGCTTCTACCCGTCCGCGGCGGCGGCGCAGGGGGCCGGGTTCCGGGCCTGCCGGCGGTGCCGGCCGGACGCGGCGCCCGGGTCGGCCGAGTGGAACATCCGGGCCGACCTGGTGGGACGGGCGGTGCGGCTGATCGCGGACGGGGTGGTGGACCGGGAGGGCGTCGCGGGGCTCGCCGCGCGGCTCGGGTACAGCGAGCGGCAGGTGCACCGGCAGCTCACCGAGGAGCTGGGCGCCGGGCCCGTCGCCCTCGCCCGGGCGCAGCGCGCGCACACCGCCCGCGTACTGCTGCAGACCACGGACCTGCCGGTCACGGAGACCGCCTTCGCGGCGGGTTTCGCGAGCGTGCGGCAGTTCAACGACACCATCCGCGAGATCTACGCCCAGACGCCGACCGCCCTCCGGGCACAGGCCAGGACCGGCAGGCCGGTGCGGGCGGGCAAGGGGACCACTCCGGCGGGCGTGCCGCTGCGGCTCGCCCACCGGGGCCCGTACGCCGCGCGGGAGGTCTTCGACTTCCTGGAGCGCCGCGCGATCACCGGGATCGAGGAGGTGACGGGCGCCGTCGGCGCCCGCGTCTACCGGCGCACCCTGCGCCTGCCCTACGGCACGGGCATCGCCGAGGTCCAGGAGCCGCCCGCCGGGCACGGCCGCACGGGCGGGCGGAACGACCGCGGCGCCTGGCTCGCCTGCCGGCTCCACCTCACCGACCTGCGCGACCTCGCCAACGCCGTCCAGCGCATGCGCCGCCTCTTCGACCTGGACGCCGACCCCGACGCCGTGGCGGAACGCCTCGGCGCCGACCCCCGGCTCCGCCCGCTCGTCGCCGCCCGGCCCGGCCTCCGGTCCCCCGGGGCGGCGGACGCGGAGGAACTGGCCGTCCGGGCCGTGCTCGGGCAGCAGGTCTCGGTCGCCGCGGCGGCCCGCCTCGCGGCCCGGCTCGTCGCCGCCCACGGCACCCCGCTGCCCGTACCCGACGGCACGCTGACCCACGTCTTCCCGGAACCCGGCGTCCTCGCCGAGGCCGGTCTCGACGGCCCCGACGATCCGGGCATGCCGGAGTCCCGCAGGCGCGCCCTGCGGACGGTGGCGGCGGCCCTCGCCGACGGCACCGTCCGGCTCGACCCGGGCGCCGACCGCGACGACGCCGAACGGCGGCTGCTCGCCCTGACCGGCGTCGGCCCCTGGACCGCCGGTTACATCCGGATGCGGGCGCTCGGCGACCCCGACGTCTTCCTCCCCGGCGACGCCGGGGCGCGCCACGGACTCGCCGCCCTCGGCGCCGGTCCGGACGCCGCCGACGACTGGCGGCCCTGGCGCTCGTACGCACTGCACCACCTCTGGAACCACGCGCCCGCCGCTGCGGGGAAGTAA
- a CDS encoding methylated-DNA--[protein]-cysteine S-methyltransferase, with the protein MLATLYTEIDSPLGTLLLTGRPSATAPGGTALVSLSVPGQPNGATVRPDWHRAPDAFTEARRQLAAYFAGETKEFALEYAVEGTEFRRRVWDALDAVPYGATTSYGELAARVGAPRAAVRAVGGAIGANPLLVLRPCHRVIGADGSLTGYAGGLDRKRLLLALEAGERPVRDGLPGM; encoded by the coding sequence ATGCTTGCGACGCTGTACACCGAGATCGACAGCCCCCTCGGCACCCTGCTGCTCACCGGCCGCCCCTCCGCGACCGCCCCGGGCGGCACCGCCCTCGTCTCCCTCTCCGTCCCGGGCCAGCCCAACGGCGCCACCGTCCGCCCCGACTGGCACCGCGCACCCGACGCCTTCACCGAGGCCCGGCGCCAGCTCGCCGCCTACTTCGCGGGCGAGACCAAGGAGTTCGCGCTCGAGTACGCCGTCGAGGGGACGGAGTTCCGCCGCCGGGTCTGGGACGCGCTCGACGCCGTCCCGTACGGCGCGACCACCAGCTACGGCGAACTCGCCGCCCGCGTCGGCGCTCCGCGCGCGGCCGTCCGCGCGGTCGGCGGAGCCATCGGCGCCAACCCGCTGCTGGTCCTGCGCCCGTGCCACCGCGTCATCGGCGCGGACGGGTCGCTGACCGGGTACGCGGGCGGCCTCGACCGCAAGCGCCTGCTGCTCGCGCTGGAGGCGGGGGAGCGGCCGGTGCGGGACGGACTGCCGGGGATGTGA